One window of the Paracoccus zhejiangensis genome contains the following:
- a CDS encoding LacI family DNA-binding transcriptional regulator, translated as MATIYDVAKQAGVSPKTVSRVLNGDGPVNAETRQLVEAAMAELGYVRSNAARMMRATRSGLVGLVTGAISTSIDPTRPTGLPDLFIVQGVQAVLAKAGKTLMIADTAGRQDSVPGLMRTFLEHRVEGLIYVADHHKEIASPGVPSQVPLILANCFDAAGTPAILPDDRAGQRALTESLMAAGHGRIAYVTLMREMVATRLRLQGYHDALAGAGIAADPALVAAGYREGYAQDGALVENAIDALLALDQPPTAICFGNDEMAMRGYGILRSRGLAIPDDISVAGYDDYRAIAETLFPPLTTVELAYRQLGEVAAAQLLARIEGQSDLPQQTLVPGPVRWRQSVRRLTD; from the coding sequence GTCGAGGCGGCGATGGCGGAACTGGGCTATGTCCGCTCGAACGCCGCGCGGATGATGCGGGCGACGCGTTCGGGGCTGGTGGGGCTGGTGACCGGGGCGATCTCGACCTCGATCGATCCGACGCGGCCCACGGGCCTGCCGGATCTCTTCATCGTGCAGGGGGTTCAGGCGGTGCTGGCCAAGGCCGGCAAGACGCTGATGATCGCCGATACGGCCGGGCGGCAGGACAGCGTGCCGGGGCTGATGCGCACCTTTCTGGAGCACCGGGTCGAGGGGCTGATCTATGTCGCCGACCATCACAAGGAAATCGCCTCGCCCGGCGTGCCGTCGCAGGTGCCGCTGATACTGGCCAACTGCTTCGATGCCGCCGGCACCCCGGCGATCCTTCCCGATGACCGCGCCGGCCAGCGGGCGCTGACCGAAAGCCTGATGGCCGCCGGCCATGGCCGCATCGCCTATGTCACGCTGATGCGCGAGATGGTGGCGACGCGGTTGCGGCTTCAGGGCTATCACGACGCGCTGGCCGGGGCCGGGATCGCCGCCGATCCGGCGCTGGTCGCCGCCGGCTACCGCGAGGGATATGCGCAGGACGGCGCGCTGGTGGAAAACGCCATCGACGCGCTCTTGGCGCTGGACCAGCCGCCCACGGCCATCTGTTTCGGCAATGACGAGATGGCGATGCGCGGCTATGGCATCCTGCGCTCGCGCGGGCTGGCGATCCCCGATGACATCTCGGTTGCGGGCTATGACGATTACCGCGCCATCGCCGAAACCCTGTTCCCGCCGCTGACCACGGTCGAACTGGCCTATCGCCAGCTGGGCGAGGTCGCCGCCGCGCAATTGCTAGCCCGGATCGAGGGGCAAAGCGATCTGCCGCAGCAGACCTTGGTGCCCGGCCCGGTCCGCTGGCGCCAGTCTGTCCGACGCCTGACCGATTGA
- a CDS encoding ABC transporter substrate-binding protein produces the protein MKLLATTSAAAIALATLTGAASAQTQLTMWYHGAGNAVEAEILNGIVKDFNDSQTEFQVVIESFPQNSYNDSVVAAALAGNLPDILDVDGPNMPNWAWAGYLQPLPIDQAAIEGFLPGVLGTWNDQLYSVGLWDAAVAMTTRQSTLDKYEIRTPTLEEPWTAEEFDAALEKIKASGDFAYPLDLGMADKGEWYPYAFGPFLWSFGGDMVNRETYDTAEGVLNGDPALAFGDWWKSLFDRELVPGTSQDMAAHDNGFQNGDYAITWNGNWKALPYLEAFDDVVFLPAPDFGAGSKIGAASWQFAISSKTEHPDGAADFIEFAIQDKYLAAFSDGIGLIPPTKEAAAMSKYYAPGAPMEVFYDLSEAQGMKRPVTPGYVVEALAFRKALTDIADGADVADALDAAVDEIDTDIERNQGYGH, from the coding sequence ATGAAACTGCTTGCGACCACGTCCGCCGCTGCCATCGCGCTGGCCACCCTGACCGGCGCCGCATCGGCCCAGACCCAGCTGACCATGTGGTATCACGGCGCCGGAAATGCCGTCGAGGCCGAGATCCTGAACGGCATCGTCAAGGATTTCAACGACAGCCAGACCGAGTTCCAGGTGGTGATCGAAAGCTTCCCGCAGAACAGCTACAACGACTCGGTCGTCGCCGCCGCTTTGGCCGGCAACCTGCCCGACATTCTGGACGTGGACGGGCCAAACATGCCGAACTGGGCCTGGGCCGGTTATCTTCAGCCGCTGCCCATCGACCAAGCCGCGATCGAGGGCTTTCTGCCCGGCGTGCTGGGCACCTGGAATGACCAGCTTTACTCGGTGGGCCTCTGGGATGCTGCCGTGGCGATGACCACGCGCCAGTCGACTCTTGATAAATACGAGATCCGTACACCGACGCTCGAGGAACCCTGGACTGCCGAGGAATTCGATGCCGCGCTGGAGAAGATCAAGGCATCGGGCGATTTCGCCTATCCGCTGGATCTGGGCATGGCCGACAAGGGCGAGTGGTATCCCTATGCCTTTGGCCCATTCCTGTGGAGCTTTGGCGGCGACATGGTGAACCGCGAGACCTATGACACGGCCGAGGGCGTCCTGAACGGCGATCCGGCGCTGGCCTTTGGCGACTGGTGGAAAAGCCTCTTCGACCGCGAGCTGGTGCCCGGCACCAGCCAGGACATGGCGGCCCATGACAACGGTTTCCAGAATGGCGACTATGCCATCACCTGGAACGGCAACTGGAAGGCGCTGCCCTATCTGGAGGCCTTCGACGACGTGGTCTTCCTGCCCGCGCCCGATTTTGGTGCCGGCTCGAAGATCGGCGCGGCCAGCTGGCAGTTCGCCATCTCGTCCAAGACCGAGCATCCCGACGGTGCCGCCGATTTCATCGAATTCGCCATTCAGGACAAGTACCTCGCCGCCTTCTCGGATGGCATCGGGCTGATCCCGCCGACCAAGGAAGCCGCAGCCATGAGCAAATACTATGCCCCCGGCGCGCCGATGGAGGTCTTCTACGATCTCAGCGAGGCGCAGGGGATGAAGCGTCCGGTGACGCCGGGCTACGTGGTCGAGGCGCTGGCCTTCCGCAAGGCGTTGACCGACATCGCCGACGGTGCCGATGTGGCCGATGCGCTGGATGCGGCGGTGGACGAGATCGACACCGATATCGAGCGCAACCAGGGCTACGGGCACTGA
- a CDS encoding carbohydrate ABC transporter permease, whose translation MSSRLTRSNRAGWAFALPGFGLIAVFIILPFLFAFGLSLTNQRLVSPNPTAYVGLDNYRNLLGIGLLTLEPERDEAGEIKRDEAGAPEYPRVRSLTRSDDYPQYRGMTEWFRWQSGENAKVVLASDVTFWKALANTLLFVAVVAPLQAGLALGLALLINQKLRGINVFRTVYFMPVVVSIVVVSLLWRFIYDGQDGLLNSMISKLSFGALSGHDWLGDPNTALPAIMAMSIWQAVGFHMVIWLAGLQTISPTLYEAAAIEGSSKWQTFRYVTWPGLRNTAVLVLIVITMQAFALFAQIDVMTDGGPLDSTQTLVFQAVERGYGRQDISGGSTISVILFILVLVISLIQRWLTRERN comes from the coding sequence ATGTCCTCCAGACTGACCCGATCCAACCGGGCCGGATGGGCCTTCGCATTGCCGGGCTTTGGCCTGATCGCGGTGTTCATCATCCTGCCCTTCCTCTTCGCCTTCGGCCTGTCGCTGACCAACCAGCGGCTGGTCTCGCCGAACCCGACCGCCTATGTCGGCCTCGACAATTACCGCAATCTCCTCGGCATCGGCCTGCTGACGCTGGAACCCGAGCGCGACGAGGCCGGAGAGATCAAGCGCGACGAGGCCGGCGCGCCGGAATATCCGCGCGTCCGCTCGCTGACCCGCTCGGACGACTATCCGCAGTATCGCGGCATGACCGAGTGGTTCCGCTGGCAGTCGGGCGAGAATGCCAAGGTGGTGCTGGCCTCGGACGTGACCTTCTGGAAGGCGCTGGCCAACACGCTGCTGTTCGTCGCCGTGGTCGCCCCGCTGCAGGCCGGTCTGGCGCTGGGGCTGGCGCTGCTGATCAACCAGAAACTGCGCGGCATCAACGTCTTCCGCACGGTCTATTTCATGCCGGTCGTGGTCTCGATCGTGGTCGTCTCGCTGCTCTGGCGGTTCATCTATGACGGGCAGGACGGGCTGTTGAACAGCATGATTTCCAAGCTCAGCTTCGGCGCGCTGTCCGGCCATGACTGGCTGGGTGATCCGAATACCGCGCTGCCGGCGATCATGGCCATGTCAATCTGGCAAGCGGTGGGCTTTCACATGGTCATCTGGCTCGCGGGGCTGCAAACCATCTCGCCCACGCTCTACGAGGCCGCCGCCATCGAAGGTTCGTCCAAGTGGCAGACCTTCCGCTATGTCACCTGGCCCGGGCTCAGGAACACCGCCGTTCTGGTGCTGATCGTCATCACAATGCAGGCCTTTGCCCTCTTCGCGCAGATCGACGTGATGACCGATGGCGGCCCGCTGGATTCCACGCAGACGCTGGTCTTCCAGGCGGTCGAGCGCGGCTATGGCCGGCAGGACATCTCGGGCGGTTCGACCATCTCGGTCATTCTTTTCATCCTGGTGCTGGTGATCTCGCTGATCCAGCGCTGGCTGACACGGGAGCGGAACTGA
- a CDS encoding carbohydrate ABC transporter permease → MATISHDNHGLRLALRYLVLILVALIFVLPLLFMVVSSFKPDAQLLDDTSSMRAFLPVGDLSLTNYAAAFDRAPIRLFVMNSVLVTGITVALSLLICSLAAFSFTFLDWTGKGLLLSIILATLIVPFETIAIPLLMICSKLPWLGLDGFEWGWLNSYRVQIIPWIADGLTVFLFVQFFKDLPRDLIEAARAEGASWGQVYTRVVMPLSGPVIATAAILKFLVMYNQYLWPLIVVQEESYRPVMVGLQYFFQLNTAWGEIMAYLTLITVPVLAFYLVLQRSFIASIASTGVKG, encoded by the coding sequence ATGGCCACCATTTCCCATGACAATCACGGGCTGCGTCTGGCGCTGCGTTACCTGGTGCTGATCCTCGTGGCACTGATCTTCGTGCTGCCGCTTTTGTTCATGGTCGTCTCGAGCTTCAAGCCCGATGCACAGCTGCTGGACGACACCTCGTCCATGCGGGCCTTCCTGCCGGTGGGCGATCTGAGCCTGACGAACTATGCCGCCGCCTTCGACCGCGCGCCGATCCGCCTCTTCGTGATGAACTCGGTGCTGGTTACCGGGATCACCGTGGCGCTGTCGCTGCTGATCTGCTCGCTGGCGGCGTTTTCCTTCACCTTCCTCGACTGGACCGGCAAGGGGCTGCTGCTGTCGATCATCCTCGCCACGCTGATCGTGCCCTTCGAGACCATCGCCATCCCGCTTCTGATGATTTGTTCCAAGCTGCCATGGCTGGGTCTCGACGGCTTCGAATGGGGCTGGCTCAACAGCTATCGCGTGCAGATCATCCCCTGGATCGCCGACGGGCTGACGGTGTTCCTATTCGTGCAGTTCTTCAAGGACCTGCCGCGCGACCTGATCGAGGCCGCCCGCGCCGAGGGGGCAAGCTGGGGACAGGTCTATACCCGCGTGGTCATGCCGCTGTCCGGCCCGGTCATCGCCACCGCCGCGATTCTGAAATTCCTGGTCATGTACAACCAGTATCTCTGGCCGCTGATCGTGGTGCAGGAGGAAAGCTATCGCCCGGTGATGGTCGGCCTGCAGTATTTCTTCCAGCTCAACACCGCCTGGGGCGAGATCATGGCCTACCTGACCCTGATCACCGTGCCGGTGCTGGCCTTCTATCTTGTTCTGCAACGTTCGTTCATCGCCTCGATCGCCTCGACCGGCGTCAAGGGCTGA
- a CDS encoding glycoside hydrolase family protein: protein MTIKLENDWIWDSWYVHDGDRWHGYFLKAPKSLGDPQLRHFNATQGHAVSDDLVNWTHLGTSLTPAPSPAWDDFTTWTGSVTRGDDGQWHLFYTGTSRADEGLYQRIGHAVSDDLHNWTRVGDGLALDLAGPGAEAYEAEHAKGFWHDRAMRDPWVMRDPEGAGWLMYFTARVPGVAEANAGGAIGFATSPDLMTWTLQPPVFAGDYGQLEVPQVFQAQGQWYCLFCTADEHFSKARAAATPGGPVTGNHYLIGDSPRGPWRVADGFLDGVLPCRRYAARIVETDQGLRILGFADHTPGGFGGYVMDPEPVAIGRDGLLRVEPLTETAE from the coding sequence ATGACGATCAAACTGGAAAACGACTGGATCTGGGACAGCTGGTATGTCCATGACGGAGACCGCTGGCACGGCTATTTCCTGAAGGCGCCGAAATCCCTTGGCGATCCGCAGTTGCGCCATTTCAACGCCACGCAGGGCCATGCGGTCAGCGACGACCTGGTGAACTGGACGCATCTGGGCACCAGCCTGACCCCCGCCCCCAGCCCGGCCTGGGACGATTTCACCACCTGGACCGGCTCGGTCACCCGCGGCGATGACGGGCAATGGCACCTCTTCTACACCGGCACCTCGCGCGCGGATGAGGGGCTTTACCAGCGCATCGGCCATGCGGTCTCGGACGACCTGCACAACTGGACCCGCGTCGGCGACGGGCTGGCGCTGGACCTGGCCGGGCCTGGGGCCGAGGCCTACGAGGCCGAGCACGCCAAGGGCTTCTGGCACGACCGCGCCATGCGCGACCCCTGGGTCATGCGCGATCCCGAGGGCGCGGGCTGGCTGATGTATTTCACCGCCCGCGTGCCCGGCGTGGCCGAGGCCAATGCCGGCGGCGCCATCGGTTTCGCCACCTCGCCCGACCTGATGACCTGGACCCTGCAACCGCCGGTTTTCGCGGGCGATTACGGCCAGCTCGAGGTGCCGCAGGTGTTTCAAGCGCAAGGGCAATGGTATTGCCTTTTCTGCACCGCCGACGAGCATTTTTCGAAGGCGCGGGCGGCCGCGACCCCGGGCGGGCCGGTCACCGGCAACCACTACCTGATCGGCGACAGCCCGCGCGGTCCGTGGCGCGTGGCCGATGGCTTCCTCGACGGCGTGCTGCCCTGCCGCCGCTATGCCGCGCGGATCGTCGAGACCGATCAGGGCCTGCGCATCCTCGGCTTTGCCGACCACACGCCCGGCGGCTTCGGCGGCTATGTCATGGACCCCGAGCCCGTGGCGATCGGCCGCGATGGCCTGCTCAGGGTCGAACCCCTTACCGAAACGGCGGAGTAG
- a CDS encoding ABC transporter ATP-binding protein: MAHVSLKNVRKSFGATDVIKGVDLEIEDGEFTVFVGPSGCGKSTLLRMISGLEDISSGTLEIDGKVVNDIQPADRGIAMVFQSYAIFPHMTVRENMGFGLTIARASKAEKEAKVQEAARILQMEHLLDRRPSQLSGGQRQRVAIGRAIVRKPKVFLFDEPLSNLDAALRMDMRLEIGKLHQQLGASMIYVTHDQVEAMTLADKIVVLKDGEVQQVGSPMDLYHRPANRFVAGFLGSPKMNFIPVEVMQTGEGQAQVRSASLDPITVPMAHAGVKAGGKAALGLRPQYLKPADPARAMLHGKVALTERLGTETVVDVTLRDGSQIIAAIAEDRVMRAGEEIGFDFDPAATHLFAE; this comes from the coding sequence ATGGCCCATGTTTCCCTGAAGAACGTCCGCAAGAGCTTTGGCGCCACCGATGTGATCAAGGGCGTCGATCTGGAGATCGAGGATGGCGAGTTCACCGTCTTCGTCGGCCCGTCGGGCTGCGGGAAATCGACCCTGCTGCGCATGATCTCGGGGCTGGAGGATATTTCCTCCGGCACGCTGGAGATCGATGGCAAGGTGGTGAACGACATCCAGCCCGCCGATCGCGGCATCGCCATGGTGTTCCAGTCCTATGCCATCTTCCCGCATATGACGGTGCGCGAGAACATGGGCTTCGGCCTGACCATCGCCCGCGCCTCGAAGGCCGAGAAAGAGGCCAAGGTGCAGGAGGCCGCGCGCATCCTGCAGATGGAGCATCTTCTGGATCGCCGTCCCAGCCAGCTCTCGGGCGGCCAGCGCCAGCGCGTCGCCATCGGCCGCGCCATCGTCAGGAAGCCCAAGGTGTTCCTGTTCGATGAGCCGCTGTCGAACCTCGACGCCGCGCTGCGCATGGATATGCGGCTCGAGATCGGCAAGCTGCACCAGCAACTGGGCGCCTCGATGATCTATGTCACCCATGACCAGGTCGAGGCGATGACGCTGGCCGACAAGATCGTGGTCCTGAAGGATGGCGAGGTGCAGCAGGTCGGATCACCGATGGACCTCTATCACCGCCCCGCCAACCGCTTCGTCGCCGGCTTCCTCGGTTCGCCCAAGATGAACTTCATCCCGGTCGAGGTGATGCAGACGGGCGAGGGACAGGCGCAGGTCCGCAGCGCCTCGCTGGACCCGATCACCGTGCCGATGGCCCATGCGGGCGTGAAGGCGGGGGGCAAGGCGGCGCTGGGGCTGCGGCCGCAATACCTGAAACCCGCCGATCCGGCGCGGGCCATGCTGCACGGCAAGGTCGCGTTGACCGAGCGGCTGGGGACCGAGACGGTGGTCGATGTGACCCTGCGCGACGGCAGCCAGATCATCGCCGCCATCGCCGAGGACCGGGTGATGCGGGCGGGCGAGGAAATCGGTTTCGATTTTGATCCGGCGGCGACGCATCTTTTCGCCGAGTAA
- a CDS encoding Hint domain-containing protein → MPPIDPTNVTSPTTATINDTQAVGSYAGVPQHVIIDGRDFLIVDADANGVAIFNIDSATGALSATPTYLTWPIAASEYEAGDYDQFRFFTSPDGTKVTGFDGDSRGVAALTYNKTTSTWSVSYDPGGAAGGVTGNPMDFEAFQTTNGNVYGYGASPTDQVFTKYQWNWDTNSWSPTGTSFTSPIGATADTTATRMVTGPDGSQYLVNFSSAGFPLIENTYIYQIDATTGNYIPGSAIRVPTSTAASGTGRLGALTRGEVSIDPYGNMVFNSTNGVQVINPHTGAFLYEDHPGGTGGTTFHYGSDLIYGEDGYVYVVGRDGNQQLQTKVYQISSTGTWSFVSQGTDTTSGITWTGVTSGSYPESSNDVTTLSSGVKMIYTTQELGANGPVTQVAAQVSNIGELPTPVCFVSGTLIETIQGLKPVEQLQTGDMVRTKDNGYKPILWIGSQTVALAGQPDERFLPVRISAGALGKGFPERDLYVSQQHRILVRSRIVRNVIGTDEALVPAKKLLDAEGIDLVTDCDEVTYIHILFDQHEIVYSNGAETESFYTGPCALETIGAEARAEVMALFPELADATYKAPTARIFPPGKLCNKLAMRHAKNKVALYSLQ, encoded by the coding sequence ATGCCTCCTATCGATCCCACCAATGTCACCAGCCCGACGACTGCCACGATCAATGATACGCAGGCAGTTGGATCCTATGCCGGCGTTCCCCAGCACGTCATCATCGATGGACGGGACTTCCTGATCGTCGATGCCGACGCGAATGGTGTCGCGATCTTCAACATCGATTCGGCCACTGGCGCGCTGAGCGCGACGCCGACCTATCTGACCTGGCCGATTGCTGCTTCGGAATATGAGGCCGGCGACTACGACCAGTTCAGGTTCTTTACCAGCCCGGACGGCACCAAGGTGACGGGCTTCGATGGTGACAGCAGAGGTGTTGCTGCCCTGACCTACAACAAGACGACCTCGACCTGGTCGGTTTCCTATGACCCCGGGGGCGCTGCTGGCGGTGTCACCGGCAATCCGATGGATTTCGAGGCCTTCCAGACGACCAATGGCAATGTCTACGGATACGGCGCCTCGCCGACCGACCAGGTCTTCACCAAGTACCAGTGGAACTGGGACACCAATTCGTGGTCACCGACCGGAACAAGCTTCACCAGCCCCATCGGCGCGACGGCTGACACCACGGCGACCAGAATGGTCACAGGCCCCGACGGGTCGCAGTATTTGGTGAACTTCAGCTCCGCCGGCTTTCCGTTGATCGAGAACACCTACATCTACCAGATCGATGCGACGACCGGCAATTACATCCCGGGTTCGGCCATTCGGGTCCCGACCTCGACCGCGGCCAGCGGCACGGGCCGACTCGGCGCGCTGACACGGGGTGAGGTCTCCATAGATCCCTATGGCAACATGGTCTTCAACAGCACGAACGGTGTGCAGGTGATCAACCCCCATACCGGGGCTTTCCTGTATGAGGACCACCCGGGCGGCACCGGCGGAACCACGTTCCATTACGGCAGCGATCTCATCTATGGCGAGGATGGTTACGTCTATGTCGTGGGCCGCGATGGCAACCAGCAGCTTCAGACCAAGGTCTACCAGATCAGCAGCACCGGGACCTGGAGTTTCGTCAGCCAGGGAACCGACACGACCTCGGGCATTACCTGGACGGGCGTAACCAGCGGGTCGTATCCAGAATCCAGCAACGATGTCACGACGCTGTCGAGTGGCGTGAAGATGATCTACACGACGCAGGAACTGGGGGCCAACGGGCCGGTGACCCAGGTCGCGGCGCAGGTCTCGAACATCGGCGAGCTTCCGACCCCTGTCTGCTTCGTCTCGGGAACGCTGATCGAGACCATTCAGGGCCTGAAACCGGTCGAGCAGCTGCAAACCGGCGACATGGTGCGCACCAAGGATAACGGCTACAAGCCGATCCTGTGGATCGGGTCGCAGACGGTCGCCCTCGCCGGGCAGCCCGACGAGCGGTTCCTGCCGGTGCGGATCAGTGCGGGTGCCCTGGGCAAGGGCTTTCCCGAACGGGATCTCTATGTCTCGCAGCAGCACCGGATCCTGGTCAGGTCGCGGATCGTCCGCAACGTGATCGGCACTGACGAGGCGCTGGTCCCCGCCAAGAAGCTGCTGGACGCCGAGGGCATCGACCTGGTGACGGATTGCGACGAGGTGACCTATATCCACATCCTCTTCGACCAGCACGAGATCGTCTATTCGAACGGCGCCGAGACTGAGTCCTTCTATACCGGCCCCTGCGCGCTGGAGACGATCGGCGCCGAGGCCCGGGCCGAGGTGATGGCGCTGTTCCCCGAACTTGCGGATGCCACCTACAAGGCACCCACGGCGCGGATCTTCCCTCCGGGGAAGCTCTGCAACAAGCTGGCGATGCGGCACGCCAAGAACAAGGTGGCGCTTTACTCGCTGCAGTAA
- the ygiD gene encoding 4,5-DOPA-extradiol-dioxygenase, whose product MSAIHDLHALRDRLAPSARMPVVFLGHGSPMNALNDTAYSRAWTTLGQSLPQPAAILVVSAHWMTRGTTLVDVSALPKTIHDFYGFPQPLYEMTYPAPGNPELAREVASLLASHHAAEDDTWGLDHGAWAVLRFLYPEANVPVFQVSIDMSRGLDHQLEVGRTLSQLRDRGVLILGSGNVVHNLRLMRPGGAPQDFALEFDQLFTSRLEDRDFAALADTNRLGSLLPMAHPTVDHYMPALTIAGASDKADRLTFMTDAIDLGSVSMRSFVFHAG is encoded by the coding sequence ATGAGTGCGATCCACGATCTTCACGCCCTGCGCGACCGGCTGGCCCCTTCGGCGCGGATGCCGGTGGTGTTCCTGGGTCATGGCAGCCCGATGAACGCGCTGAATGATACCGCCTACAGCCGCGCCTGGACGACGCTGGGGCAAAGCCTGCCGCAGCCTGCCGCCATCCTCGTCGTCTCGGCCCATTGGATGACGCGCGGCACCACGCTGGTCGATGTCTCGGCCCTGCCCAAGACCATCCATGACTTCTACGGATTCCCGCAGCCCTTGTATGAAATGACCTATCCCGCCCCCGGCAATCCCGAACTGGCGCGCGAGGTGGCCAGCCTTCTGGCCAGCCATCACGCCGCCGAGGATGACACTTGGGGTCTGGATCACGGGGCCTGGGCGGTGCTGCGCTTCCTTTATCCCGAGGCGAATGTGCCGGTGTTCCAGGTCTCGATCGACATGTCGCGCGGGCTGGATCATCAGCTCGAGGTCGGGCGCACCCTGTCGCAACTGCGCGATCGCGGCGTGCTGATCCTTGGTTCGGGCAACGTGGTGCACAACCTGCGCCTGATGCGCCCCGGCGGCGCGCCGCAGGATTTCGCGCTGGAGTTTGACCAGCTGTTCACCAGCCGGCTCGAGGATCGTGACTTCGCCGCGCTGGCCGATACGAACAGGCTGGGATCGCTGCTGCCGATGGCCCATCCGACGGTCGATCACTACATGCCCGCGCTGACCATCGCCGGCGCCTCGGACAAGGCTGACCGCCTGACCTTCATGACCGATGCCATCGATCTCGGTTCGGTCTCGATGCGGTCCTTCGTGTTCCACGCGGGCTAG
- a CDS encoding DoxX family protein, giving the protein MTSTTDIAALVLRVSSGALFIAHGFLKVLVFTIPGTVGYFGSLGLPGFVAYLTIFAELAGGLALVLGIGTRAVALALIPVLLGAVWVHAGNGWLFSGEGGGWEFPLFWVIINAVIALLGSGALALKPSAPALATA; this is encoded by the coding sequence ATGACCTCGACCACCGATATCGCCGCGCTGGTGTTGCGCGTTTCCAGCGGCGCCCTGTTCATCGCCCATGGCTTCTTGAAAGTGCTGGTCTTCACCATCCCCGGCACGGTTGGCTATTTCGGAAGCCTCGGCCTGCCCGGCTTTGTCGCCTACCTGACCATCTTCGCCGAACTGGCCGGCGGCCTGGCGCTGGTGCTGGGCATCGGCACGCGGGCCGTGGCGCTGGCGCTGATCCCGGTGCTGCTGGGTGCGGTCTGGGTGCATGCCGGCAATGGCTGGCTGTTCTCGGGCGAGGGCGGTGGCTGGGAATTCCCGCTGTTCTGGGTCATCATCAATGCTGTCATCGCGCTTCTGGGCAGCGGAGCGCTGGCGCTGAAGCCCTCGGCCCCGGCGCTTGCCACGGCCTGA
- a CDS encoding LysR family transcriptional regulator produces MDLIDALKAFVATAQTGSFTAAAGQLGVSNRLTSKYVAELEARLGVRLLQRTTRKVGLTPAGADLLARAPALLDDLDELIGEVSEGSKGFSGVIRVSAPVTFGEIWVSGMLERFARPHPALSFDLRLNDRHVDLASEGIDLAFRMGQSQTQSLKARRLGRFQSMVAASPDYLARRGMPQVPADLAAHDCIIDSNRRSPRRWVLGEGKGASEVLVSGRFQVNSARAAVELAVRGQGLAFVPRFALHDALAAGLLLPVLPDHPGEAIPLSAVYLEGRVLPRKIRALIDFAAEDIRQADIL; encoded by the coding sequence ATGGATTTGATCGACGCGCTGAAGGCCTTTGTCGCGACCGCCCAGACCGGTTCCTTCACCGCGGCGGCGGGGCAACTGGGTGTCTCGAACCGGCTAACCTCGAAATACGTGGCCGAGCTCGAGGCGCGGTTGGGGGTGCGGCTGTTGCAGCGCACCACCCGCAAGGTCGGGCTGACCCCGGCGGGCGCGGATCTGCTGGCCCGCGCCCCGGCGCTGCTCGACGATCTGGACGAGCTGATCGGCGAGGTGTCCGAGGGGTCGAAGGGCTTCTCGGGGGTGATCCGGGTCTCGGCCCCGGTGACCTTCGGCGAGATCTGGGTGAGCGGGATGCTGGAACGCTTTGCCCGTCCGCACCCGGCCCTGTCCTTCGACCTGCGGCTGAACGACCGGCATGTCGACCTGGCGAGCGAAGGGATCGACCTCGCCTTCCGCATGGGACAGAGCCAGACGCAATCGCTGAAGGCTCGCAGGCTGGGCCGGTTCCAGTCGATGGTCGCGGCCAGCCCCGACTACCTGGCGCGGCGCGGGATGCCGCAGGTTCCGGCCGATCTCGCGGCGCATGACTGCATCATCGACAGCAACCGCCGCAGCCCCCGGCGATGGGTGCTGGGCGAGGGCAAGGGGGCCAGCGAGGTCTTGGTGAGCGGGCGGTTCCAGGTGAACTCTGCCCGGGCGGCGGTCGAACTGGCGGTCCGGGGACAGGGGCTGGCCTTCGTCCCGCGCTTTGCGCTGCACGATGCGCTGGCGGCGGGGCTGTTGCTGCCGGTCCTGCCCGATCACCCCGGCGAGGCCATCCCGCTGAGCGCGGTCTACCTGGAGGGTCGCGTCCTGCCGCGCAAGATCCGCGCCCTGATCGACTTCGCCGCCGAGGATATCCGGCAGGCGGATATCCTCTAG